In Budorcas taxicolor isolate Tak-1 chromosome 16, Takin1.1, whole genome shotgun sequence, the following are encoded in one genomic region:
- the FMO1 gene encoding flavin-containing monooxygenase 1, with protein MAKRVAIVGAGVTGLASIKCCLEEGLKPTCFERSDDLGGLWRFTEHVEEGRASLYKSVVSNSCKEMSCYPDFPFPEDYPNYLPNSLLLDYLKMYANRFNLLECIQFKTKVCSVRKCPDFTATGQWEVVTLYEGKQESAIFDAVMVCTGFFTNPYLPLDSFPGINTFKGQYFHSREYKHPDIFRDKSVLVIGMGNSGTDIAVEASHLAKKVFLSTTRGAWVISRVFDSGYPWDMVFMTRFQNTFRNSLPTPIVNWLIARRMNSWFNHANYGLIPEDRVQLREPVLNDELPGRIITGKVLIKPRIKEVKENSVVFSNTPKEEPIDIIVFATGYTFAFPFLDETVVKVEDGQASLYKYIFPAHLPKPTLAVIGLIKPLGSLLPTGDTQARWAVRVLKGVIKLPPSSIMIEEVNERKKNKPSGFGLYYCKALETDYITYVDELLTAINAKPNLFSLLLTDPRLALAIFFGPCTPYQFRLTGPGKWEGARNAIMTQWDRTFKATKTRIVQESPSLFASLLKLFSFLALLVAIFLIFL; from the exons ATGGCCAAACGAGTTGCGATTGTGGGCGCTGGGGTCACTGGCCTGGCTTCCATCAAGTGCTGTCTGGAGGAAGGGCTAAAGCCCACCTGCTTCGAGAGGAGTGATGACCTTGGCGGGCTGTGGAGATTCACC GAACATGTTGAAGAAGGCAGAGCCAGCCTCTACAAGTCTGTGGTTTCCAACAGCTGCAAGGAGATGTCTTGTTACCCGGACTTTCCATTCCCAGAAGATTATCCAAACTATTTGCCAAATTCTCTACTCCTGGATTATCTCAAAATGTATGCAAACCGGTTCAACCTCCTGGAATGCATTCAATTCAAG ACAAAAGTCTGCAGTGTGAGAAAATGCCCAGATTTTACTGCCACAGGCCAATGGGAGGTAGTCACTCTGTACGAAGGGAAGCAAGAGTCAGCCATCTTTGATGCTGTCATGGTCTGCACTGGGTTTTTTACTAATCCGTATTTACCACTGGACTCCTTTCCAG gtaTAAATACTTTTAAAGGCCAGTATTTCCACAGCCGAGAGTATAAACATCCAGATATATTTAGGGACAAGAGCGTTCTTGTTATTGGAATGGGAAATTCTGGCACAGACATTGCTGTGGAGGCCAGCCACCTGGCAAAGAAG GTGTTCCTCAGCACCACCAGAGGGGCATGGGTGATCAGCCGTGTCTTTGACTCAGGGTACCCATGGGACATGGTTTTCATGACACGATTTCAGAATACATTCAGAAATTCTCTTCCAACTCCTATTGTGAATTGGTTGATAGCAAGAAGGATGAACAGCTGGTTCAATCATGCAAATTACGGCTTAATACCAGAAGACAG GGTACAGCTAAGAGAGCCTGTGCTAAATGACGAGCTCCCAGGCCGTATCATCACTGGGAAAGTACTCATCAAGCCAAGAATTAAGGAAGTGAAGGAAAACTCTGTCGTATTTAGCAACACCCCAAAGGAAGAGCCCATCGATATCATTGTTTTTGCCACTGGATACACTTTTGCTTTCCCCTTCCTTGACGAGACTGTAGTGAAAGTCGAAGATGGCCAGGCATCGCTATACAAGTACATCTTTCCTGCACATCTGCCAAAGCCAACCCTGGCTGTCATTGGTCTCATCAAACCCTTGGGCTCCTTACTACCCACAGGGGATACGCAAGCTCGATGGGCTGTTCGGGTCCTGAAAG GTGTGATTAAGTTACCACCATCAAGCATAATGATCGAGGAagttaatgaaaggaaaaaaaacaagccCAGTGG GTTTGGCTTGTATTACTGCAAAGCTTTGGAAACCGATTATATCACATATGTAGATGAACTCCTGACCGCTATCAATGCAAAGCCCAACTTGTTCTCTCTGCTCCTGACGGATCCACGCCTGGCTTTGGCCATCTTCTTTGGCCCATGCACACCATACCAGTTCCGTTTGACTGGTCCAGGGAAATGGGAAGGAGCCCGAAATGCTATCATGACCCAGTGGGACCGAACATTCAAGGCCACCAAAACTCGAATTGTACAAGAATCCCCATCTCTCTTTGCAAGCTTACTTAAACTCTTCAGCTTTCTAGCTTTGCTTGTGGCCATTTTCCTGATTTtcctataa